The following coding sequences are from one Ruminococcus flavefaciens AE3010 window:
- a CDS encoding glycosyltransferase family 2 protein, whose amino-acid sequence MKLVSVVVPCYNEQEVLPMFYEEITKVSDRMSKDFPELTFEYLFINDGSKDTTLDILRSLSERDKRVRYISFSRNFGKESGMYAGLKNAKGDFVVVMDADLQHPPAFLPKMYSYVRNGEYDCATTRRVSRQGESKVRSWFARLFYKIMNKISQTEIVDGAQDFRFMTRQMVDAILDMSEYNRFSKGIFSWVGFNTRYIEYENVERPAGTSSWSFWGLFKYSLEGIMAFSTAPLAIASLLGIITCLIAFVLIVITIIRSMFGWLDAPDGYPTMLCLIFLFSGLQLFSVGILGQYLSKTYLETKNRPIYITKETEDIYRQRKAEAQNPAPVSESENESR is encoded by the coding sequence GTGAAACTCGTTTCAGTAGTAGTTCCATGCTATAATGAGCAGGAAGTCCTGCCCATGTTCTACGAAGAGATAACCAAGGTCTCCGACCGGATGTCAAAGGATTTTCCCGAGCTCACCTTTGAGTATCTTTTCATCAATGACGGCTCAAAGGACACAACTCTTGACATTCTCCGCTCCCTGTCGGAAAGGGACAAGCGGGTAAGATATATTTCGTTTTCCCGTAATTTCGGTAAGGAATCGGGCATGTACGCAGGTCTGAAGAACGCAAAGGGCGACTTCGTCGTGGTCATGGACGCAGACCTCCAGCACCCCCCTGCTTTTCTGCCGAAGATGTACAGCTATGTGCGAAACGGCGAGTACGACTGCGCTACAACGCGCCGCGTCAGCAGACAGGGCGAATCAAAGGTCCGCTCATGGTTCGCAAGGCTTTTCTATAAAATAATGAACAAAATTTCCCAGACCGAGATAGTGGACGGCGCTCAGGACTTCCGCTTCATGACAAGACAGATGGTGGACGCCATTCTCGATATGTCCGAGTACAACCGCTTCTCAAAGGGCATATTCAGCTGGGTAGGCTTCAACACCCGCTATATCGAATACGAAAACGTAGAGCGTCCTGCAGGCACCTCTTCATGGTCCTTCTGGGGACTATTCAAGTACTCTCTCGAGGGCATTATGGCATTCTCAACAGCTCCGCTGGCTATCGCCTCCCTGCTGGGAATCATAACCTGCCTCATAGCCTTTGTACTGATAGTCATCACTATAATCAGGTCGATGTTCGGCTGGCTCGACGCTCCCGACGGCTATCCCACCATGCTGTGCCTCATATTCCTTTTCAGCGGCCTGCAGCTTTTCAGCGTGGGAATACTGGGACAGTACCTTTCCAAGACATACCTTGAGACGAAAAATCGTCCGATCTATATAACCAAGGAGACTGAGGACATCTACCGCCAGCGCAAGGCTGAGGCTCAGAATCCGGCTCCTGTCAGCGAATCGGAAAATGAAAGCAGGTAA
- a CDS encoding WG repeat-containing protein, with product MNKQTRLIVSVLFIGIIVLAVAITRFYSRTEKSAVSSGSQTIIEKKLGFDSAGNRAFQNSEGLVGIIDSSEHVIVSPEWQTIKFTGNSDRCIASKHLHNKEMYGCIDYEGNIVVPFVYSDIKQAASPERVLYIARTDDKKSSVVYNSNFDPCFSRAWDNCSYANGELSVTSGSSTYTYHVTSSEFIFDHAVINGTCKNCPYSMKITAQGLTIPMMEKIRDTVEKYLEFAYEMDDAKALKLLDELGNAPENAFRRLFPDEKNITLRKLIALTEISVQPKESNDKIPHYEASVTADTGIIYKDQNNQRNKIRDDYKAVIEFTGSSDTDLKAVSGAFEQEKPNYHETEPEPETQPDVPQGALPQEN from the coding sequence TTGAATAAACAAACGAGACTCATAGTCTCTGTGCTGTTTATCGGTATCATCGTCCTCGCAGTCGCTATCACGCGCTTTTATTCCAGAACGGAAAAAAGTGCCGTAAGCAGCGGCTCCCAGACCATAATCGAAAAGAAGCTGGGCTTTGATTCGGCAGGCAACCGCGCTTTTCAGAACAGTGAGGGACTTGTGGGCATCATCGACAGCAGCGAGCATGTGATAGTCTCACCCGAGTGGCAGACCATAAAGTTCACAGGCAACAGTGACAGGTGTATTGCTTCAAAGCATCTGCACAATAAAGAGATGTACGGCTGCATCGACTACGAGGGAAACATCGTAGTGCCTTTTGTCTATTCGGATATAAAGCAGGCTGCCAGCCCCGAGCGCGTACTCTACATTGCCAGAACAGATGATAAAAAGTCCTCTGTGGTCTACAACAGCAACTTCGATCCCTGCTTCTCAAGAGCATGGGACAACTGCTCATACGCCAACGGTGAGCTCAGCGTCACATCGGGCAGCAGCACCTATACCTACCATGTCACGAGCTCGGAATTTATTTTCGATCACGCTGTCATAAACGGAACATGCAAGAACTGTCCCTACAGCATGAAGATCACAGCTCAGGGACTGACGATCCCCATGATGGAAAAAATAAGAGACACCGTCGAAAAGTATCTGGAGTTCGCTTACGAAATGGACGACGCGAAAGCACTGAAGCTTCTCGACGAGCTTGGAAATGCTCCCGAAAACGCTTTCCGCAGACTGTTCCCCGATGAGAAGAACATCACGCTAAGGAAGCTTATAGCTCTGACCGAAATCAGCGTCCAGCCCAAAGAATCCAACGATAAGATACCCCATTATGAAGCTTCTGTGACCGCAGATACAGGTATCATCTATAAGGATCAGAACAACCAGCGCAATAAGATCAGGGACGATTACAAGGCTGTCATAGAATTTACAGGCAGCTCCGATACCGACCTCAAAGCGGTATCAGGCGCCTTTGAACAGGAAAAGCCGAATTATCACGAGACCGAGCCTGAGCCCGAAACTCAGCCCGATGTCCCGCAGGGAGCTTTGCCGCAGGAAAACTGA
- the purE gene encoding 5-(carboxyamino)imidazole ribonucleotide mutase: MSKKVAVIMGSDSDFPVVKSALTELKKYGVEFECRVMSAHRTPAQACEFASNARANGFGAIICAAGMAAHLAGVVAGHTTLPVIGIPMKSKALEGVDALLATVMMPPGVPVATVGIDGAKNAAVLAVQMLAIADEELAAKLAAEKKSMADGVIAKDKALQEQIAAL; encoded by the coding sequence ATGTCTAAGAAAGTTGCAGTTATCATGGGAAGCGACAGCGACTTCCCTGTTGTAAAATCAGCTCTCACTGAGCTCAAAAAGTACGGCGTTGAGTTTGAGTGCCGCGTAATGAGCGCTCACAGAACTCCCGCACAGGCTTGCGAATTTGCTTCAAATGCAAGAGCAAACGGCTTCGGCGCCATAATCTGTGCCGCAGGCATGGCTGCTCACCTTGCAGGCGTTGTGGCAGGTCACACAACTCTCCCCGTTATCGGTATCCCCATGAAGTCCAAGGCTCTTGAGGGAGTTGACGCACTTCTGGCTACAGTCATGATGCCTCCGGGAGTACCTGTTGCTACAGTAGGTATCGACGGAGCGAAGAACGCTGCCGTTTTAGCTGTACAGATGCTGGCTATCGCCGACGAGGAGCTGGCTGCAAAGCTTGCTGCCGAGAAAAAGTCAATGGCTGATGGCGTTATCGCAAAGGACAAAGCTTTACAGGAGCAGATAGCTGCTCTCTGA